In Gloeomargarita sp. SRBZ-1_bins_9, a genomic segment contains:
- the glpX gene encoding class II fructose-bisphosphatase — protein MDSTIGLEIIEVVEQAAIAAAKYVGKGDKNGADQAAVEAMRARLNQIRMRGRIVIGEGERDEAPMLYIGEQVGTWAPDALEVDLAVDPCEGTNLVAKGQNGSMAVLAVAEKGGLFAAPDFYMNKLAAPPAAKNKVDIRKTPTENLKILAECLDRAIEDLNVVVMDRPRHKDLIAEIRAAGARVRLISDGDVSAALCCAFAGTNIHALMGIGAAPEGVIAAAAMRCLGGHFQGQLVYDPAVVQTPESEKWTREGNIQRLKEMGIDDPDKVYDAEELASGQQVLFAACGITPGVFMEGVRFFSGGVRTSTLVISTQSRTARFVDTIHLTGQPKVIQLR, from the coding sequence GTGGACAGCACGATTGGGTTGGAAATAATTGAGGTGGTCGAGCAAGCGGCCATCGCAGCAGCTAAATACGTTGGCAAGGGGGACAAAAACGGGGCGGACCAGGCGGCGGTGGAGGCCATGCGGGCACGGCTCAACCAGATTCGCATGCGGGGCCGGATTGTTATTGGCGAAGGGGAGCGGGATGAAGCCCCCATGTTGTACATCGGTGAGCAGGTGGGTACTTGGGCACCGGATGCGCTGGAAGTTGACCTTGCGGTGGACCCCTGCGAAGGGACCAATTTGGTGGCCAAGGGGCAAAACGGTTCCATGGCGGTGCTGGCGGTGGCGGAAAAGGGGGGGTTGTTTGCCGCGCCGGATTTTTATATGAACAAGTTGGCGGCTCCCCCGGCGGCGAAAAATAAGGTGGACATCCGCAAAACCCCCACTGAAAACCTGAAGATTCTGGCAGAGTGTCTGGACCGGGCGATTGAGGACTTAAACGTGGTGGTGATGGACCGGCCCCGGCACAAGGACCTGATTGCGGAAATCCGGGCGGCGGGGGCGCGGGTACGCCTTATCAGCGATGGGGATGTATCGGCGGCCCTGTGCTGTGCTTTTGCCGGGACCAACATCCATGCCCTGATGGGGATTGGGGCGGCACCGGAAGGGGTGATTGCGGCGGCGGCCATGCGCTGTTTGGGGGGGCACTTCCAAGGACAACTGGTCTATGACCCGGCGGTGGTGCAAACCCCGGAAAGCGAAAAATGGACCCGCGAGGGCAACATCCAGCGCCTGAAGGAGATGGGGATTGACGACCCGGATAAGGTTTATGACGCCGAGGAACTGGCCAGTGGGCAACAGGTGCTGTTTGCCGCCTGTGGTATCACGCCGGGGGTGTTTATGGAGGGGGTGCGGTTCTTTAGTGGGGGGGTGCGGACGTCCACCCTAGTGATTTCTACCCAATCCCGGACGGCTCGCTTTGTGGATACGATTCATCTGACGGGGCAACCGAAGGTCATCCAACTGCGTTGA